The Pecten maximus chromosome 10, xPecMax1.1, whole genome shotgun sequence region caaataCTTGAAATCATCAGCATGATGTGCAACGTTATACAAGTCATCCACAgttttatatcaacataataaCTTTCAACTTATTTCAATACTAAGAGTTTCTGATTGcaatttcttgagaagtactggatgGGTCTTTCTTAGATTTTTTGATGCAGATTCCTTCTAAATGATTTTATGAACAAAGATTGCCAAGAATTATCTGGAATGTCTTGTTAAATGATGATTTTATTACTGTGAATTTATGTTTTGTGTCAAATGTTTGGAAAGGTTATAAGCTGCGCATTTTATTTACAGGCAATATGGAAACTGACCTACTCCACCAACTCGGGCAAAGACAGAGGAACAGCATATTACTACAGAAATCTTTTGAATGCCCGCAATGTAAAGAAAGACGTGAAAAATTCCTACAGAGCATACAAGTTCTTGTATTACTCCATATTTGATGCAATTTGTTGTGCCCTTTTCCTGAAGGAAATGCAAATCAACAGTATGGAAAGCGAGATTCCAATACCACTGTCATGGAAACAATGGAGCAATGATCAAAAAATAGAATGGATGAATTCCATAGCACAACGGTTGGTTAAAAGGTGGTTCTTCGACAGTCAAATAGATGACCAAGATTTGCTGAGGAATGTTCGAGACGTGCTGTCAGATCCAGATCACCCCGAAAACTATTGGACATCAAATGTCGTACAAGACCGTTTCAAGTGTCATTATTGTGATAAGACTTATGTCTTTATAGGAAGTTTGAAAACTCATGAAAAGTCTGTCCATCAACATGTTGAAGAGGTCCCCAGTAAAGTCAACGACACAGTATCTGAGGAACAAGATGAGCTACATGACCATATGCTCCTTCAATTTCGTCTCATAGCTCTGCACAAGAATTTGGACACAGCAGTTGACATGGGAGATGGAAAGCGTGCTGTCCGCTCAGCTAAATACGAAACACCCATTTACAATctgacaaacaaaacaaaatacttGATCGGAAGTGTTCACTTGACTGGATTAGTATCTGGTACATTACCTAAACAGCAAAGTGAACGCCTTATTGCAAATAGGTGCATCAATATCACAGGAGGAAAGAACAACAATATAGCATTAGACGAATATGTAGAACTTCTAAACAGAGAAACTAAGGACACTTGCTCTGGTTTTCAAACAAAGGAAAGCATTATTGCTCATTCAAAAGAATTTCCACATCTTATAGATGCTGTGAAACACTTCGATAGCATATGCGAAATTCGTCAGAGGAAAGGTTTCCATAAATTACCATCATACAAGAATGATGTAAAAAAGGTTGTAAATGACTTGCTTGAAATTAAAGCTCTAGATAATTTACCTGGTCGTTCCCTTATGTGTCGTTCATTGGTTCGTAACAGAAATCCATATAAGGAAAGTTACAGGAAGCTTGTGAGCATGATCCACCGTCATAAACCGTCACTTCCATTCAGGCGATTGCGAAACAAGAGACTGTGATATGCTGAGGATTGATATAGTCCAGTAAAATATATCATCGACTTTACAGGCATGTAGTTTAATGCCAAAATATGCACTTTGAGAGAAGtagttgtatttatatttcacatttgACCATACATTTTTACCAGATCTTTGATATAGCTTATTGATGATGGTATTGTTACCACATGCACAAATTCTAAGTATAACAGATGAACCTGTTGTGAAATGTCTTTCATTGTGTACTGacaattattgttaaaaatacTAAAGAATTATACATGATCAGGAGTCTTTTGATTAGTTTTGTCACAATATActcattattgaaatattaatgataCCATAAATTTAGTTGGTGTTTGATCTATGGTTATGATTATTTACTGGTCACTCCGATCTTTGAAggatgttacaatgttatagCAGGCAAAGTGTTATGATCCACCACCTCTCAATCTTGTTTGCGAGTTGAAATGCCATGTGGGGCATTtgccatatatacatgtattgtaggTGTGTTTTTTACCAGGTGCTCAGGTTATCCTGTAAACTTATAATAATATGACCCTtgttatatgtaattataagcACAACATATAAGAAAAAATCAAACTATGATACAGATAGTGCTTTCAAGTCCAGGGAACTGAGTTGTTAACTTAATCAAGATGCCCCACACCATACAAGACCACTAGTCCTAGGTCTCCACCTCTACTAGATTGCTAAgggccatatacatgtatctactgAATTtaggtcttttttttttctcttgggtactccggctttcccctCCCTGCATAATATAATAGGACATATTGAGTAAAACAAATATCGGACCAATTAAAACTAATCAAACTAT contains the following coding sequences:
- the LOC117336527 gene encoding uncharacterized protein LOC117336527 produces the protein MVSKECKELCKRSNDTVLQNRSKDGILNFSWDKLHQELQIRAPHTLKVVSSIVTDIPHNVVQGKPFYHVLNSVAIALHGRSREMTVLQYLCGMVLLHGGCTHRDIERLAKIGLTVTAETLRRKMVTWEEHLDVDLIKLRDGWIEGDACMKKYQLVGDNWDKNIVPSFRTSQQKTISLHLFNIIGVLDRIQPAVVNDSQVQDISDCDATDFIPSVEDQKLLCEELTFIVATSIIGNIDQMTTLLGAIYPKHLKHEHSDFVGLKTQQHALGLFDCNETKTQDVIRMLKEMTRKYVPIRDEEIVEEVFFGGDRLTDERIQTAQEAMVNNEKATDRLEDFISKIEDFHRLMNFLEAIWKLTYSTNSGKDRGTAYYYRNLLNARNVKKDVKNSYRAYKFLYYSIFDAICCALFLKEMQINSMESEIPIPLSWKQWSNDQKIEWMNSIAQRLVKRWFFDSQIDDQDLLRNVRDVLSDPDHPENYWTSNVVQDRFKCHYCDKTYVFIGSLKTHEKSVHQHVEEVPSKVNDTVSEEQDELHDHMLLQFRLIALHKNLDTAVDMGDGKRAVRSAKYETPIYNLTNKTKYLIGSVHLTGLVSGTLPKQQSERLIANRCINITGGKNNNIALDEYVELLNRETKDTCSGFQTKESIIAHSKEFPHLIDAVKHFDSICEIRQRKGFHKLPSYKNDVKKVVNDLLEIKALDNLPGRSLMCRSLVRNRNPYKESYRKLVSMIHRHKPSLPFRRLRNKRL